The proteins below come from a single Tissierella sp. MB52-C2 genomic window:
- a CDS encoding DUF2007 domain-containing protein: MTKNKDDLEIVLLRSTNNNYELDLIKTLLEENQIPYLLKEKGSGQYMRIIGGSSIYGTDILVEKSLFEKANNILEEFSLEDE, encoded by the coding sequence ATGACTAAGAACAAAGATGATTTGGAAATAGTTCTTTTAAGAAGCACAAATAACAATTATGAGTTGGACTTAATCAAAACCCTGCTAGAAGAAAACCAGATTCCATATTTATTAAAAGAAAAAGGAAGTGGACAATATATGAGAATAATTGGTGGATCATCTATATATGGAACAGATATATTAGTAGAAAAATCATTATTTGAAAAGGCAAATAATATTTTAGAAGAGTTTTCTTTGGAGGATGAATAG
- a CDS encoding ribose-phosphate diphosphokinase, whose amino-acid sequence MSSEIKIFSGSSSKNFAQRICDYIGVELGKSEVITFSEGNTFVRIGETVRDKDVYLVQSIGLNPNNEFVEILFWMDAFKRASANSVTAIMPYFSYAKGDKKDEPRVSIRARVCAESIELAGADRIVTMDLHSPQIQGFFKKPVDHLFALPVLCEYIKNMNIDNYVIVSPDAGYAKQAREFSRHLGVSTVIGDKTRKAHDEKAKVLELIGDVRDKNAIIVDDFSISGGTLAELAGFLKERGANKIFACLSHILLDSKGVEKIENSPIEKVISTDTVVNPYIQDSSKIEIISVAPLFAEAILRIHNRESLSMLFEQLPNEVIRASLLKKR is encoded by the coding sequence ATGAGTAGTGAAATAAAAATTTTTAGTGGTAGTTCAAGTAAGAATTTTGCTCAGAGGATATGTGATTATATAGGAGTTGAGCTTGGTAAATCTGAAGTAATCACATTCTCAGAAGGTAATACATTTGTTAGGATTGGAGAGACTGTGAGGGATAAGGATGTATATCTTGTACAATCTATAGGATTGAATCCAAATAATGAATTTGTTGAAATCTTGTTTTGGATGGATGCCTTTAAAAGAGCAAGTGCCAATTCAGTAACAGCAATAATGCCATATTTTAGCTATGCAAAAGGTGATAAAAAAGATGAGCCTAGAGTATCTATAAGGGCAAGGGTATGTGCAGAATCAATAGAACTAGCTGGAGCAGATAGGATAGTCACAATGGATTTACATAGTCCTCAGATCCAAGGTTTTTTCAAGAAACCAGTAGATCACTTATTTGCATTGCCAGTATTATGCGAGTATATAAAAAACATGAACATAGATAATTATGTTATTGTTTCTCCCGATGCGGGTTATGCAAAACAGGCAAGGGAGTTTTCACGTCATCTTGGTGTTTCGACAGTAATAGGAGATAAGACTAGAAAGGCTCATGATGAAAAGGCTAAAGTATTGGAACTCATTGGAGATGTTAGAGATAAAAATGCAATAATAGTTGATGATTTTAGTATAAGTGGAGGAACCTTAGCAGAATTGGCAGGATTTCTGAAAGAGAGAGGTGCTAATAAAATATTCGCATGTTTATCTCATATATTGCTCGATTCAAAAGGAGTAGAAAAGATAGAAAATAGTCCAATTGAAAAGGTTATAAGTACAGATACAGTTGTAAATCCATATATTCAGGATTCTAGTAAAATCGAAATCATATCAGTTGCCCCCCTTTTTGCAGAGGCTATTTTAAGGATTCATAATAGGGAATCTCTGAGTATGTTATTTGAACAATTGCCAAATGAAGTTATTAGGGCATCACTTTTAAAGAAGCGATAG
- a CDS encoding UDPGP type 1 family protein — translation MKEKIQEVENILCKYGQEHLLRYFKELLDEEKENLLDQILSIDFDLIASLYKKAINHEMNENQQDLQPLKADEWDAIANQEKEQLYDIGIKKIKDGKTAVILLAGGQGTRLGYSGPKGTFDIYLPSHKSLFQLQCERLINISRKCGTYINWYIMTSHVNHDETVQFFDDNNYFNYPKENITFFKQGMLPAIDSNGKIFLQERGKVSMSPNGNGGCFLALKDKGILTEMKKRGIEWIFINGIDNALVRVADPYFLGFAVKTGLPSASKVVPKKSPDEKAGILCYRNGRPAIVEYSELPVKLAQKSDGDGNLIYDNANIINHLLKLEVIEEFFNYEVPFHVAHKKIPYLDINGNIEYPKEPNGYKFESFIFDIFSYVFDMAVLKVRREEEFAPVKNKDGEDSPFTAKNLVLDLQKNWLINSGINSKLLHGKTVEISPLSSYNGENIDKELIRDKLLRADTILI, via the coding sequence ATGAAGGAAAAGATACAAGAAGTAGAGAATATTCTATGTAAATATGGTCAAGAACATCTACTAAGATATTTTAAAGAACTTTTAGATGAAGAGAAAGAAAATTTACTGGATCAAATATTATCGATTGATTTTGACCTTATAGCCTCTTTATACAAGAAAGCAATAAATCATGAAATGAATGAAAATCAACAAGATTTACAGCCACTTAAAGCAGATGAATGGGATGCTATAGCCAACCAAGAAAAAGAACAGTTGTATGATATTGGAATTAAAAAAATTAAGGATGGTAAAACTGCTGTAATTCTTCTGGCTGGAGGACAAGGAACAAGACTAGGTTATTCAGGACCTAAAGGAACTTTTGATATTTATTTGCCGTCCCATAAATCTCTTTTCCAATTACAATGTGAACGTTTAATAAATATATCAAGAAAATGCGGTACATATATCAATTGGTATATCATGACTAGTCATGTGAATCATGATGAGACAGTGCAATTTTTTGATGATAACAACTATTTTAATTATCCTAAAGAAAATATTACTTTCTTTAAGCAAGGCATGCTTCCTGCAATAGATTCTAATGGTAAAATATTTCTCCAAGAGAGAGGCAAAGTGAGTATGTCACCAAATGGAAACGGTGGTTGTTTTTTAGCACTTAAAGATAAAGGCATACTTACAGAAATGAAGAAGAGGGGTATTGAGTGGATATTTATTAATGGTATAGATAATGCCCTTGTGAGAGTAGCAGATCCTTATTTCTTAGGTTTTGCAGTTAAAACGGGCTTACCATCAGCAAGCAAAGTAGTACCAAAAAAAAGCCCAGATGAAAAAGCGGGAATACTTTGTTATCGAAATGGACGACCAGCTATAGTTGAATATTCAGAATTACCTGTAAAACTAGCACAAAAGTCAGATGGCGATGGAAATTTAATATATGATAATGCTAATATAATTAATCATCTACTAAAATTAGAAGTCATAGAGGAGTTTTTTAATTATGAAGTTCCATTTCATGTAGCCCATAAGAAAATTCCATACCTTGATATTAATGGGAATATTGAATATCCAAAGGAACCTAATGGATACAAATTTGAAAGTTTTATATTTGATATTTTTTCTTATGTATTTGATATGGCAGTACTAAAGGTTAGGAGAGAAGAGGAATTTGCTCCAGTGAAAAACAAAGATGGTGAAGACAGTCCTTTCACTGCTAAAAATCTAGTATTGGACTTACAGAAAAATTGGTTGATAAATAGTGGTATTAATTCTAAATTACTTCATGGAAAAACAGTTGAAATATCTCCTTTAAGTTCATATAATGGAGAAAATATTGATAAAGAATTAATAAGGGATAAATTACTCAGAGCTGATACTATATTAATATAA
- a CDS encoding aminoglycoside phosphotransferase family protein, which yields MLTIDLDELRDKLKPIIGSVDSIEPIGNHNLQRHLVYKLSSGSKKHVIKLYYKKNRWNREVASLKIFTNTEALVPKIVDYGIFDNGLEWLVYDFIEGELLSQVAERLSLSNLKEIYYAMGRQLGIIHCHKEFDFFGSMDENGRSIQGFTTYREYFEDLMSRILLELYSFEHENLALLKQAETQLKSMYSILDEVNKATLCHNDFSHRNILVSKIDGKYCLKAIIDFEQSVPIDIDKELVRIYLPLVEKNKVLAGSFKLGYEEFGNINLIELSLKKDFYNLHMGLEICAWAKEVNYEYYLEGTKILEETMGRLMEYK from the coding sequence ATGTTAACTATAGATTTAGATGAATTAAGAGATAAATTAAAACCAATTATAGGAAGTGTTGATTCAATTGAACCAATTGGCAACCATAACTTACAAAGACACCTAGTTTATAAGTTATCATCTGGTAGCAAAAAACATGTAATTAAACTTTATTATAAGAAGAATAGGTGGAATAGAGAGGTTGCAAGTCTAAAGATTTTTACAAATACAGAAGCTTTAGTTCCCAAGATTGTTGATTATGGTATATTTGACAATGGATTAGAATGGTTAGTATATGATTTTATTGAAGGAGAGTTATTGAGTCAAGTAGCTGAGAGATTATCATTGAGTAATTTAAAGGAGATATATTATGCCATGGGGAGACAGCTAGGTATAATTCATTGCCATAAAGAATTTGATTTTTTCGGAAGCATGGATGAGAATGGCAGGAGTATTCAAGGCTTTACTACATATAGAGAGTATTTTGAGGACTTAATGAGTAGAATATTGCTAGAGTTGTATTCATTTGAGCATGAAAATTTAGCATTACTAAAACAAGCTGAGACTCAATTGAAATCAATGTACAGCATACTAGATGAAGTAAATAAAGCTACTCTATGCCATAATGATTTTAGTCATAGAAATATATTAGTCAGTAAAATAGATGGTAAGTACTGCTTAAAAGCCATAATAGATTTTGAACAAAGTGTACCAATTGATATAGATAAAGAATTAGTTCGAATTTATTTACCACTTGTTGAAAAGAATAAAGTATTGGCAGGGAGTTTTAAATTAGGTTATGAGGAATTTGGAAATATTAACCTTATTGAATTAAGTTTAAAGAAAGATTTCTATAATTTACATATGGGACTAGAAATTTGTGCATGGGCTAAAGAAGTTAATTATGAATACTATTTAGAGGGAACCAAAATTTTAGAAGAAACTATGGGGAGACTGATGGAGTATAAATAA
- a CDS encoding AEC family transporter, whose translation MKISAIIDSVFSLFIMILVGVYGSKKKIITSEMNKGLTDILIQIALPFMIAASFIFTYDNTIKSNIIKTFYYSLIAYIIMIAVSYLLLLPVENDKKTILHFANVFTNTGYVGFPILNSIYGAEGIIYGSIFNMFFVIFVWTYGLILFKGNFEKKELKAEIKNVLLNPSIIAVFIGIIIMVFNIKLPSSISSSMKSIGNITGPLSMIIIGVILSNVRIGNHLKDWTMYYGIATKLIIIPMIIYLISLLIGDTSKAVYTVIIMTAMPASAMTSIFAESFNKEKEYAAVLVSVTTLLSLITVPILLKIIM comes from the coding sequence TTGAAAATATCGGCTATAATAGACAGTGTTTTTTCTCTATTTATCATGATTTTAGTGGGTGTTTATGGAAGTAAGAAAAAAATTATCACTTCAGAAATGAATAAAGGATTAACGGATATTCTTATACAGATAGCATTACCTTTCATGATTGCTGCTTCTTTTATTTTTACATATGACAATACTATTAAATCTAATATTATAAAGACATTTTATTATAGCCTTATAGCTTATATAATAATGATAGCTGTTTCATACTTACTCCTATTGCCAGTAGAGAATGATAAGAAAACAATATTACATTTTGCTAATGTATTTACTAATACAGGTTATGTTGGTTTTCCAATACTCAATTCTATATATGGCGCAGAAGGTATTATATATGGATCTATATTCAATATGTTTTTCGTAATATTTGTGTGGACATATGGGCTTATATTATTCAAAGGTAATTTTGAGAAGAAGGAATTAAAGGCAGAGATAAAAAATGTACTTTTAAATCCATCAATTATAGCAGTTTTTATAGGTATTATAATTATGGTATTTAATATTAAATTGCCTAGTTCCATATCATCGAGTATGAAAAGCATAGGAAATATTACAGGTCCTTTGTCTATGATTATTATTGGAGTTATACTTTCAAATGTGAGAATAGGAAATCATCTAAAAGATTGGACTATGTATTATGGCATAGCTACCAAATTAATTATCATTCCAATGATTATATACCTTATATCCCTGTTAATAGGAGATACATCAAAGGCTGTTTATACAGTAATTATTATGACTGCCATGCCTGCCTCTGCTATGACTTCAATATTTGCAGAAAGTTTTAATAAAGAAAAGGAATATGCTGCCGTTCTAGTATCTGTAACTACATTATTATCCTTAATTACGGTACCTATATTATTAAAAATTATAATGTAG
- a CDS encoding metallophosphoesterase, producing MIIIFYYIIGIIIIAIISIVISGTHSVKIEHIEIQKKVPSNFRFIHISDIHNKAKFINGRISSIINSTNPDFVVITGDYSNTQKKLPKVIKELGTIKQPVLMVLGNYEREEQKNLFMKRNISLDKLSNEISKYDNLKLLINESLILTIGETKILIYGFDNSVYGNEKYDIGIEKISNDYKIILAHSPNIINTIESKEISYNHILVGHTHGRQINIPTLYKTAYDRFHIGCKKIKNNQYFP from the coding sequence GTGATAATCATATTCTACTATATAATTGGAATTATAATTATAGCTATAATATCTATAGTTATTTCAGGTACTCATTCAGTTAAAATAGAGCATATAGAAATACAGAAAAAAGTACCTTCTAATTTTAGATTCATTCATATATCTGATATTCATAATAAAGCAAAATTTATTAATGGCAGGATTAGCAGTATTATAAATTCAACAAATCCTGATTTTGTAGTGATTACAGGAGATTATTCAAATACTCAAAAAAAGCTGCCTAAAGTAATAAAAGAATTAGGAACTATAAAGCAACCTGTACTTATGGTACTGGGAAATTATGAAAGAGAAGAGCAAAAGAACCTTTTTATGAAAAGAAATATATCGTTGGACAAGTTGTCTAATGAAATTAGCAAGTACGATAATCTAAAGCTATTGATTAATGAAAGCTTAATATTAACGATAGGAGAAACAAAAATCTTAATATATGGCTTCGATAATTCTGTATATGGAAACGAAAAGTATGACATTGGGATTGAGAAAATAAGCAACGATTATAAAATAATATTAGCTCACTCACCGAATATAATTAATACAATAGAATCTAAAGAAATAAGTTATAATCATATTCTTGTAGGACATACACATGGAAGACAGATAAATATACCAACTTTATATAAAACGGCATACGATAGATTTCATATTGGATGCAAGAAAATTAAAAATAATCAATATTTTCCATAA